The genome window CCGGTGCGCGACGACGACCTCGACGACGGCGCGTTCGCGGTTGTCGCCCCGACGCTGGTCCGGGCGATCGCGGACATGGTGACCCGCACCCAGTACGCGGCGGCGCGGCGCGGGTCGGGTGAGGTCGAGCTGGACGAGCCCGCGACGGTGCGCCGCCAGCGCGCCCTGCTCCAGCTGCTGGACAGCGGGCTCGACGACAGCCGCGCGGCCCGGGAGCTCGGTGTCTCCGACCGGACGGTGAAACGGGACGTGGCGGAGATGTGCCAACGCTTCGGCGTGCTCACCCGCTTCCAGCTCGGCGCCGCCGCCGCGCGGGCCGGCTACCTGCCCCGGGGCGCCGGGGCCGGCCGTTGGGACGGCGGACCGGACGGCGGCCTCGACGGCGCGCTCGGCGGGGTGCTCGGTGGGGTCCGCGGCGGGGCGCTCGCGGCCGGCCGCGGTGGCCGCGCGGCCGCCCTGCCAGCGGTTCCCGTTCCGGCGTCGCCCGAGCCCGGCTCCGCCGCGGCGGCCGCGGCCGCGCCGGCGGCCGGGTCGTCCCCGGCGGTCCCCGCGGCCGCGGCCTCGGCGTCCGGCGCCTCCTCGGCGGCGGGCGCGGCCCGTCCGGTGGCACGACTCGGCCAGCCGGGCGCCACCGGGGCCCGTCGCGGCGACCGCACGGGCGACCGGACGACGGATCGAGCGTCCGGTGGGCGCGGTAATGGCATGAACAGGACACGACGTCCCTAAAGCGTCACATGATTACTCTTCCGGTAGAGCACCCCGCACGGTTAGCGTCCTGATTGCCGACGGGATCGGAACAGCTGCTCAGCGTCGCTCTCGGTGGCCGTTGGCGTCAGCGCGAGGTCGCCACGCCACCGAGCGCGTCCGCAGTCGGGCGTGGCTACTCCCCTCCTGCCTCCCCCCGGTCCCGTCGGCCGACTGGATGTCTTGAGGACCCCCGCGTCCCCGACGAGAGGTGGCGGAGTGCGGAACTGGCCCATCCGATACAAGATCACCCTGGTCCTGCTTCTGCCACTGCTGGCCCTGGTCGGCTTCGGCAGCTGGGTCGTGACCGGTCAGCTGGCGGCCCAGCGGGCCAGCGACCAGACCAGGACCGCCGCCCGTTTCCTCATCCACGTCAACGACCTCGTCTACGCCCTGCAGTCCGAGCGGTACGCGGTCTCCAGCCTGGTCGGCTCCGGCTACCGGGAACGGGAGTTCGCGGCCCGGTCGACGAGCGCGCGCGGCCCGGTCGACGAGGCCCTCGCGACCGTCACCGGGACAGCCGACGAGCTGCCGGCGGGCCCGCGTAACCAGGTCCGGGACGCGGTCGAGGCCGCGCGGAACCAGATGGCCGGGCTCGCCACGGTGCGCGCCGGTGTCGACGCGCAGACCCTCCAGCCCGGCCCGGGAACCGTCACCTTCAACCAGATGATCTCCTCCTGGCTGGACGTCGGCGCCGCCATGGTCGGCATCGGCAGTGAGGACACCGAGGTCGTGCGCGGGGCCACCGCACTGTCCGCGGTCTCCCGGGCCAGCGAGGCGATCAGCCAGCAGTACGGGTACGTCTCGGCGGCGGCCGTCCTCGGCAGCGTGGTGCCCGACAGCGCCACCCGGGTCCAGTCGGCGATCGGCGCCGAGGCGGCTTGGACGACGCAGTTCCGCTCCTCCGCCACCCCCGGGCAGCTGGCCCTGTACGACAGCGTCGTCGGCCCGACGCTGAACCCCGTCACCGACCTGCGCGACCGGGTGCTGCGCGGCGAGCGCGTCGACTTCACCGCGTGGGCGACGGCGAGCGGCGCGAAGAGCGAACAGTTCCGCAAGGTGCAGCGGCAGGTCGTCGACGACCTGGAGCACCGCAGTGCCTCACTCGCCGACGCCGCGCTGCGCAGCGCGCTGCTCTCCGGCCTGCTCGCCGCCGGCGTGGTCGCCCTGTCGATCGCGGTGTCCGTCGGCGTCGCGACCAGGCTGGTCGGCGCGCTGCGCGCGCTGCGGTCCGGCGCGCTGGAGGTGGCCCAGCGCCGGCTGCCCGCGGTCACCTCGAAGCTGCGGCAGGGACATCCCATCGACCCGGCCGCCGAGCCGCCGGCCTTCGCCACCGCGACCGGCGACGAGATCGGCGACGTCGCCCGTGCCTTCAACGTGACCTACTCGTCCGCGGTGTCGGCGGCCTACGAGGTGGCGGAGAGCCGCAGCGTCGGCGCCATCCTGCAGACACTCGCCCGGCGCACCCAGGGACTGATCCAGCGTCAGCTGCGGCTGATCGACGAGCTTGAGCGCGACCAGCAGGACGGCGAGGTCCTCACCCGGCTGTTCGGCGTCGACCACCAGGCCACCCGCATGCGGCGGCTGGCGGAGAGCCTGATCGTCCTCGCCGGCGGCCAGCCGGGACGGACCTTCCGCGGGCCGGTGCGCCTGGTCCAGGTGCTGCGCGCGGCGGCCAGCGAGGTCGAGGACTACACCCGGGTGAACGTCCACCTGCCGACGGCGGACGTCGAGATCGTCGGATCGGCCGTCGGCGACCTGACCCACATGCTCGCCGAGCTGATCGAGAACGCCACCGCCTTCTCCCCGCCCGACACCCCGGTGACCGTGCAGGCCAGCCGGGTCGGCCAGGGCTGGACGGTGGAGATCGAGGACCGCGGCGTCGGCCTCGACCCGGCGTCCTACGCCGCGACCAACCACCGGATGGCCAACCCGCCGCCGTTCGAGGCCTCGACGCAGGGCAGCCAGATCGGCCTGTTCGTCGTCGCCCG of Parafrankia discariae contains these proteins:
- a CDS encoding sensor histidine kinase, which produces MRNWPIRYKITLVLLLPLLALVGFGSWVVTGQLAAQRASDQTRTAARFLIHVNDLVYALQSERYAVSSLVGSGYREREFAARSTSARGPVDEALATVTGTADELPAGPRNQVRDAVEAARNQMAGLATVRAGVDAQTLQPGPGTVTFNQMISSWLDVGAAMVGIGSEDTEVVRGATALSAVSRASEAISQQYGYVSAAAVLGSVVPDSATRVQSAIGAEAAWTTQFRSSATPGQLALYDSVVGPTLNPVTDLRDRVLRGERVDFTAWATASGAKSEQFRKVQRQVVDDLEHRSASLADAALRSALLSGLLAAGVVALSIAVSVGVATRLVGALRALRSGALEVAQRRLPAVTSKLRQGHPIDPAAEPPAFATATGDEIGDVARAFNVTYSSAVSAAYEVAESRSVGAILQTLARRTQGLIQRQLRLIDELERDQQDGEVLTRLFGVDHQATRMRRLAESLIVLAGGQPGRTFRGPVRLVQVLRAAASEVEDYTRVNVHLPTADVEIVGSAVGDLTHMLAELIENATAFSPPDTPVTVQASRVGQGWTVEIEDRGVGLDPASYAATNHRMANPPPFEASTQGSQIGLFVVARLAARHKIAVRFKPSVYGGVHVVTIIPAGLIHTEVPHQTASLPAAGANGARQPAALAAGGSAGGTVYGGSGPGTGGGGTGPGAPGDPAGRRAGPTPTEELALAGAVAAVPHRASARLRPEAPDDVRAGGGDVRSGETRPGEARSGEVRPGGGDDRPGGRHSDPRGAGYGEDPRAVGYGEDQHATAYGRDGRDGGYGAEARQAGYGADARDGGYRGDPRGSGYQDDPRTGALGADPAAARYGEDTARYGEDTAAGRYGDDPRTVGYGPDPRADRYGDPHAAGGHGGDLTDRHLETDRHLEDPRGLRLDRGFDDRFDDGLGRGLTDGGLDAPSRRRPEGRPGGMVARSAADLADGGLFDPLFGPLRGHDGAQAPAGPPGTGGHPRLEDLPRRQRGAHLAKSLRDDPAAERLPQKVASAPDPEAARALAQRFTTAFDRGMRDADDLDGR
- a CDS encoding helix-turn-helix domain-containing protein is translated as MRLSELGFEGLDEFSDEVWRTVARHPYCGVDLLAEWLCRPEPIVQAEMDRLVEAGLVRRVGHQWEPQDPVRVLQARHAVREAALVAERARMADERAQLYRSGLFGDYVAGRRRAGTNAGVQLLGRDEIFPRMAELTRRSTQSVRFLLTGPPPPGLGGDVPDLLVPAAGRGVRVVSVWTAGAVAAARRRNQGRRLPPIGQIHVLPALPMRAIVWDGTAALVPVRDDDLDDGAFAVVAPTLVRAIADMVTRTQYAAARRGSGEVELDEPATVRRQRALLQLLDSGLDDSRAARELGVSDRTVKRDVAEMCQRFGVLTRFQLGAAAARAGYLPRGAGAGRWDGGPDGGLDGALGGVLGGVRGGALAAGRGGRAAALPAVPVPASPEPGSAAAAAAAPAAGSSPAVPAAAASASGASSAAGAARPVARLGQPGATGARRGDRTGDRTTDRASGGRGNGMNRTRRP